One stretch of Plodia interpunctella isolate USDA-ARS_2022_Savannah chromosome 10, ilPloInte3.2, whole genome shotgun sequence DNA includes these proteins:
- the LOC128673187 gene encoding uncharacterized protein LOC128673187 produces MAEDEDGVSNRKSPQNSNNTGPSQNNEQNTTKPDLGIEEAKYNSNENGDTSPTEPQSSSKSTGAMRKEENPFSFRHFLKRDLSLPGNSTYENTGARPKVYANTVQHSPTKVDVHAESRREKSRTDTQAKEKNDVIHRISDNASSSSSVEIPFSVVDNSESKHNFYADSTDVPFYHRPNLASEPLGMPSLPDFVQDHILVEQAYLNSNGPISVDLDNLPDFTFNTNFNAGSSSSLGRRNNSNRGYDYESYMGAASTSNESGPSRVVPLDLPAGAEAAGPIPLDLPPHLNLDLTESVNPADRRNNSPRNTFPLDLPHNTGAESMRLPDFLPVHPGRTSPEPEHQDEQMRQICEELERTRSELFSERSRRSRLERELAAARAQAENAGRVAAQQAAEARRSDARAREQMFTQQLDAAASRLESNLSDTATRATDAEATVAKLKNQIKKLKEELSGAQRDGRELRARARGAALGLRRAAARAECSLRDLISGLEQLRTLSNSLDQT; encoded by the exons ATGGCGGAGGACGAGGATGGTGTTTCGAATAGAAAATCAcctcaaaattcaaataatactgGGCCCTCTCAAAACAATGAACAAAATACGACGAAGCCAGACCTAGGAATTGAAGAAGCCAAATATAATAGCAACGAAAATGGCGATACCTCGCCTACAGAGCCACAAAGTTCAAGCA AGTCCACTGGAGCAATGCGTAAGGAAGAGAACCCGTTCTCATTTCGGCATTTCCTGAAACGGGATCTCTCGTTACCGGGCAACTCGACATATGAAAACACTGGTGCCCGACCGAAGGTTTATGCGAATACCGTGCAGCATTCTCCAACGAAAGTGGACGTTCACGCCGAGTCGCGTCGCGAGAAGAGTCGTACAGACACTCAAGCCAAAGAAAAGAACGATGTAATCCATCGTATTAGTGATAACGCGTCTTCAAGTAGTTCAGTAGAAATACCTTTTAGTGTAGTGGACAATTCGGAGTCTAAGCATAATTTTTACGCGGACAGCACCGACGTTCCGTTCTATCATCGGCCAAATTTGGCCTCAGAGCCTTTAGGCATGCCGTCTTTACCTGATTTTGTTCAGGATCATATTTTGGTGGAACAAGCATACTTGAACTCGAATGGACCAATATCTGTTGACTTGGACAATTTACCAGACTTTACATTTAATACCAATTTCAATGCGGGGTCGTCTTCATCTTTAGGAAGGAGGAATAATAGTAATAGGGGTTATGATTATGAGTCGTATATGGGAGCTGCGTCTACGTCCAATGAGTCTGGTCCGTCCCGAGTGGTGCCGCTGGACTTGCCAGCAGGGGCGGAGGCTGCTGGTCCCATTCCTCTGGACCTGCCTCCACACCTCAACCTGGACCTCACAGAGTCTGTGAACCCGGCAGACAGGAGGAACAATTCACCAAGAAATACTTTTCCACTTGACCTACCACATAATACTG GAGCTGAGTCGATGCGGCTGCCGGACTTCCTACCTGTGCACCCTGGCAGGACATCCCCTGAACCGGAACACCAAGATGAACAAATGAGGCAAATTTGTGAGGAACTGGAGAGGAccag ATCGGAGCTGTTCTCGGAGCGCAGCCGGCGCTCGCGGCTCGAGCGCGAGctggcggcggcgcgcgcgcag GCTGAAAACGCTGGACGCGTCGCCGCGCAGCAAGCGGCGGAAGCGAGACGGAGCGATGCGCGAGCGAGAGAGCAGATGTTCACCCAACAATTGGATGCTGCGGCCTCCAGGCTCGAGAGCAATCTCAGTGACACTGCG ACGAGAGCCACGGACGCTGAGGCTACGGTAGCAAAACTGaagaatcaaataaaaaaattaaag GAGGAGCTGTCGGGCGCGCAGCGCGACGGCCGCGagctgcgcgcgcgcgcgcgcggcgccgcGCTCGGCCTGCGTcgcgccgccgcgcgcgccgAGTGTTCGCTCAG AGACTTAATATCCGGCCTGGAGCAACTACGTACTCTAAGCAATAGCCTCGACCAAACATGA